In Alphaproteobacteria bacterium, a single window of DNA contains:
- a CDS encoding AsmA family protein: MTRIEPFRKSLIVLGALALTVSAVGFIAPLFVKADRFRPEIESKLTQALGHPVSIESGIDFRLLPSPAVTLRGVKVKAPKGAADPDLLDLRKARVELSLLKMAQGRIAFQAILLDGATVTLETMADGSPSWLPTTSVAPAQALPPKQEGKDASSSQDKGQAPSVEINHLQVSNATVIVKDARTQAMQKFDGIGLDAEAGSLTGPYKFEGQANFLGQPVLLSGGLEELRRDRASPLNIEFTLPGPGFKARYGGLLSLLSGGYAARGKLVVEAPSLDGLARSLGVAQGLAPDPLRIESTLAASANTISLDETRIELAGGKGYGKLKLVLGAESRLEARLEMDRLDLDRLTPKGAQPQATAQPVARTTGGAEKAGPSDKPQETAKTPSAKTVQLPGNLAAIFDLRVGSVAWNGQSIEQVHFDAALNAGELTVSQASLQLPGGGEAAFFGFVNNVPQGLKFEGNLEAQTPKLRATLAWLGGEPKNLAANRLQNFRLKASVQGTSQEVRLTNLDMTLDETRLLGAAILKPGVRPAVGLALDLNRLDLDSYLASQPVSQQTEKESASTSSSPVAKGAAPPAASKAQISPLAFLTGFDANIRLTANNVVWKKTAANKILIDGSLLNGDLMMKDAGVGDLAGSNLRLKGGIEGLSKGLPSFKKLSLELASRQPALLAAIAGLSASGLDDLGPLALTAMLDGGVDGLDLSALLSAKGADARLDGKIHDIVSLSPRFDGKMSLKHPNAAQLLKQDGHWGPLDLASSLSADPAKIDLSNLALLLGKGKVEGGAQILLTGARPQLTAKLTGGEIDLDAYMPRKMAALGRHGMPLPEKIGVQLAALAQGGGARWSSSPIDLSGLKDIDAKADISLAGLRVSGIRMLKPVASAELRDGVLTVSKLTATLWGGALDAQARLVAGAGMQVESKATLVGADLKSTLSELAGLHQAAGKYDAQFSLTSSGRSEAELVSHLTGNGGFAAKDGVVEGIDLPAVNRQLANINNVAALAGLASTVSGGGKTAFSQMSASFKANNGIVTSNDIKLVADGGTGSGTMQADLPQWTQDAKLAFKLTGSANGPSLGVRLQGPLDAPRKFVDIDDLQRWAVEKGLMKGLKAKGLDGLLGGGSAPQQQAPSSPSADQPAQQPAQKEKPSKILKNILKGL, encoded by the coding sequence ATGACGCGGATCGAACCTTTTCGAAAGTCCCTGATCGTTCTGGGCGCCCTGGCGCTGACCGTCTCGGCGGTCGGCTTCATCGCTCCCTTGTTCGTCAAGGCGGACCGCTTCCGTCCCGAGATCGAGAGCAAATTGACGCAAGCCCTTGGCCACCCGGTCAGCATCGAATCGGGGATCGATTTCAGGTTGTTGCCTTCGCCCGCAGTGACCTTGCGCGGCGTGAAGGTCAAGGCGCCAAAGGGGGCTGCGGATCCCGATCTGCTTGACCTGCGCAAGGCGCGCGTCGAGTTGTCGCTTTTGAAGATGGCGCAGGGCCGCATCGCCTTCCAGGCCATCTTGCTGGACGGCGCCACGGTGACCTTGGAAACCATGGCCGATGGATCGCCCAGTTGGTTGCCCACAACCTCGGTGGCTCCGGCGCAGGCCCTGCCGCCCAAGCAAGAAGGCAAGGACGCTTCTTCGTCTCAGGATAAGGGCCAAGCGCCCAGCGTCGAGATCAATCATCTTCAAGTGTCGAACGCCACGGTGATCGTGAAGGACGCCAGAACCCAGGCCATGCAGAAGTTCGACGGCATTGGATTGGACGCCGAGGCGGGATCCCTGACGGGTCCTTATAAATTCGAGGGTCAGGCGAATTTCCTGGGCCAGCCGGTGTTGCTGTCCGGCGGTCTGGAAGAACTGCGCCGCGACCGCGCCTCTCCGCTCAATATCGAATTCACCTTGCCCGGTCCCGGCTTCAAGGCCCGCTATGGCGGCCTGCTCAGCCTGCTTTCCGGCGGCTATGCGGCCAGGGGAAAGCTGGTGGTCGAGGCGCCCAGCCTGGATGGCTTGGCCCGTTCGCTGGGCGTGGCGCAGGGGTTGGCGCCCGATCCGCTGCGCATCGAATCGACCTTGGCGGCTTCGGCCAATACGATCTCGCTGGATGAGACCCGCATCGAACTGGCGGGCGGCAAGGGATATGGCAAGCTGAAACTGGTGCTGGGCGCCGAAAGCCGCTTGGAAGCGCGTCTTGAAATGGACCGCCTCGATCTTGACCGCCTGACGCCCAAAGGGGCGCAGCCGCAAGCGACCGCGCAGCCCGTCGCACGAACAACAGGCGGGGCCGAGAAGGCGGGGCCGAGCGACAAGCCGCAGGAAACGGCCAAGACGCCATCGGCAAAGACCGTGCAATTGCCGGGCAATCTTGCCGCCATTTTCGATCTGCGCGTGGGCAGCGTGGCTTGGAATGGTCAGTCCATCGAACAAGTTCATTTCGACGCGGCCTTGAATGCGGGCGAACTGACGGTCAGCCAGGCGTCGCTGCAATTGCCGGGCGGCGGTGAAGCGGCCTTCTTCGGTTTCGTCAACAATGTGCCGCAAGGCTTGAAGTTCGAAGGCAATCTGGAAGCGCAGACGCCCAAGCTGCGCGCCACGCTGGCTTGGCTGGGCGGCGAACCCAAGAACCTTGCCGCCAACCGCCTGCAAAATTTCCGGCTGAAGGCCAGCGTCCAGGGCACGTCACAAGAAGTGCGGCTGACCAATCTGGATATGACGTTGGACGAAACGCGCCTTCTGGGGGCGGCCATCTTGAAGCCGGGCGTCAGGCCCGCCGTGGGGCTGGCGCTCGATCTGAACCGCCTCGATCTCGATTCGTATCTGGCGAGCCAGCCGGTTTCGCAGCAGACGGAAAAGGAAAGCGCTTCCACCTCTTCGTCGCCGGTTGCGAAAGGCGCCGCTCCTCCCGCCGCTTCCAAGGCGCAAATCTCGCCCTTGGCCTTCCTGACGGGCTTTGACGCGAATATCCGGCTGACCGCCAACAACGTGGTCTGGAAAAAAACGGCGGCCAACAAAATACTGATCGACGGTTCGCTGCTGAATGGCGATCTGATGATGAAGGATGCGGGCGTGGGCGATCTGGCCGGATCAAACCTGCGCTTGAAGGGCGGCATCGAGGGATTGAGCAAAGGCCTGCCCAGCTTCAAGAAACTGTCGCTTGAGCTGGCCAGCCGCCAACCCGCTCTGCTGGCGGCGATAGCCGGTCTTTCGGCGTCGGGATTGGACGATCTTGGCCCCTTGGCCTTGACCGCCATGTTGGATGGCGGGGTGGACGGGTTGGATTTGTCAGCACTTCTGAGCGCCAAGGGCGCCGACGCCAGGCTAGACGGCAAAATTCACGACATCGTCAGCCTGTCGCCGCGTTTTGACGGCAAGATGTCGCTCAAACATCCCAACGCGGCGCAACTGCTCAAGCAAGACGGCCATTGGGGGCCGCTGGACTTGGCGTCATCGCTGTCGGCCGATCCTGCGAAGATCGACCTGTCAAATCTGGCGCTCCTTCTGGGCAAGGGAAAGGTCGAAGGCGGCGCGCAGATTCTGCTGACCGGCGCTCGCCCGCAACTGACGGCGAAGCTCACGGGCGGCGAGATCGACCTGGACGCCTATATGCCCAGGAAGATGGCGGCGCTTGGCCGTCACGGCATGCCCCTGCCCGAGAAGATTGGCGTTCAATTGGCGGCGCTGGCCCAAGGCGGCGGCGCGCGCTGGTCTTCATCGCCCATCGATTTGTCGGGCTTGAAAGATATCGACGCCAAGGCGGACATCAGCCTGGCTGGCTTGCGCGTGTCGGGCATTCGCATGTTAAAGCCGGTTGCCAGCGCCGAACTTAGAGACGGCGTTCTTACGGTGTCGAAACTGACCGCAACCTTGTGGGGCGGCGCGCTGGACGCCCAGGCGCGTCTGGTGGCTGGGGCTGGCATGCAGGTCGAGAGCAAGGCGACGCTGGTGGGCGCCGATCTGAAATCCACGTTGAGCGAATTGGCGGGCCTTCATCAGGCGGCTGGGAAATATGATGCGCAATTCAGCCTAACGTCGTCGGGCAGAAGCGAGGCCGAGCTGGTGTCGCATCTGACCGGCAATGGCGGTTTCGCCGCCAAGGACGGCGTGGTGGAGGGGATCGATCTTCCCGCCGTCAATCGCCAGTTGGCCAACATCAACAATGTGGCGGCCCTGGCGGGGCTGGCTTCCACGGTTTCCGGCGGCGGCAAAACCGCCTTCAGCCAGATGTCGGCCAGCTTCAAGGCGAATAACGGCATCGTCACCAGCAACGACATCAAACTGGTGGCCGATGGCGGCACGGGGTCGGGCACCATGCAGGCCGATTTGCCGCAATGGACCCAGGACGCCAAGCTCGCCTTCAAGCTGACGGGCAGCGCCAATGGCCCGTCGCTGGGCGTTCGCCTGCAAGGCCCCCTGGACGCGCCGCGCAAATTCGTCGATATCGACGATCTGCAGCGCTGGGCGGTCGAGAAGGGCTTGATGAAGGGACTGAAGGCCAAGGGCCTGGACGGTTTGCTGGGCGGCGGTTCCGCGCCGCAGCAGCAAGCGCCGTCTTCGCCATCGGCGGATCAACCTGCGCAGCAACCGGCGCAAAAGGAAAAGCCCTCGAAGATCCTCAAGAACATTCTGAAGGGGTTGTAG
- a CDS encoding FAD-binding protein gives MDKPVRRTAPPELIAELKALLGERLSTSGAVCEQHGHDESYHETALPDAVAFAQSTEEVSAIVKACAKRRVPVVAFGTGTSLEGHVAALEGGVCIDLMGMNKIVAVRPEDLDVTVQAGVTRKQLNEFLRDQGLFFPVDPGADASLGGMAATRASGTNAVRYGTMKEAVLSATVVLPDGQIITTASRAKKSAAGYDLTHLFVGCEGTLGIITELTLRLYGIPEAISAAVCSFPSVEAAVNTVILIIQSGIPVARMELLDETSVMAVNRFAKLDLLEKPTLFFEFHGSQQGVAEQAETVGAIAAEEGGERFTWAAKTEDRSKMWQARHDAYYAALALKPGCKGLTTDVCVPISRLAEAIGETRADVSQSFLTAAIVGHVGDGNFHTIFLIEPGVEKDLSEAKRLSGRMVERALAMGGTCTGEHGIGTGKMHYLEKEFGPAADLMRTLKRAIDPLNIMNPGKVIRV, from the coding sequence ATGGACAAGCCAGTTCGCCGGACGGCTCCCCCTGAATTGATCGCCGAGTTGAAAGCGCTTCTGGGCGAGCGCCTCAGCACCTCGGGCGCGGTGTGCGAGCAGCACGGCCACGACGAATCCTATCACGAGACGGCCTTGCCCGACGCCGTGGCCTTCGCCCAATCGACCGAAGAGGTCAGCGCCATCGTCAAGGCCTGCGCCAAGCGCCGCGTGCCCGTGGTCGCCTTCGGCACCGGCACCTCGCTGGAAGGCCATGTGGCGGCGCTGGAAGGCGGGGTCTGCATCGATCTGATGGGGATGAACAAGATCGTCGCCGTGCGTCCCGAGGATTTGGACGTGACGGTCCAGGCAGGCGTCACGCGCAAGCAGTTGAACGAATTCTTACGCGATCAGGGCCTGTTCTTTCCGGTCGATCCGGGGGCCGACGCCAGCCTGGGCGGCATGGCGGCGACCCGCGCTTCCGGCACCAACGCCGTGCGCTACGGCACCATGAAAGAGGCCGTGCTGTCGGCCACCGTCGTGTTGCCCGACGGACAGATCATCACCACGGCGTCCAGGGCCAAGAAGTCGGCGGCGGGATACGACCTGACCCATCTGTTCGTCGGCTGCGAGGGAACGCTGGGCATCATCACCGAATTGACCTTGCGTCTGTACGGCATTCCGGAAGCCATCTCGGCGGCTGTCTGCTCGTTTCCCAGCGTCGAGGCCGCCGTCAACACCGTGATCCTGATCATCCAAAGCGGCATTCCGGTGGCCAGAATGGAATTGCTGGACGAAACCTCGGTGATGGCGGTCAATCGATTCGCCAAGCTCGATCTTTTGGAAAAGCCCACCTTGTTCTTCGAATTCCACGGTTCCCAACAAGGGGTGGCGGAACAGGCCGAGACGGTGGGCGCCATCGCCGCCGAAGAGGGCGGCGAGCGCTTTACCTGGGCGGCCAAGACTGAGGATCGTTCGAAAATGTGGCAGGCCAGGCACGACGCCTATTACGCGGCGCTGGCCTTGAAGCCCGGCTGCAAGGGTTTGACGACGGACGTCTGCGTGCCCATCTCGCGACTGGCCGAGGCCATCGGCGAAACGCGGGCCGACGTTTCGCAATCCTTCCTGACGGCGGCCATCGTGGGGCATGTCGGCGACGGCAATTTCCACACCATCTTTCTGATCGAGCCGGGCGTTGAGAAAGACCTGTCGGAAGCCAAGCGCTTGAGCGGGCGTATGGTCGAGCGCGCCCTGGCCATGGGCGGCACCTGCACCGGCGAACATGGCATCGGCACCGGCAAGATGCACTATCTTGAAAAGGAATTCGGCCCGGCGGCCGATCTGATGCGCACGCTAAAGCGCGCCATTGATCCTTTGAACATCATGAATCCCGGGAAGGTGATCCGCGTATGA
- a CDS encoding nucleoside:proton symporter — protein MEQLQSIVGLLGLVAVAWMFSEGKRLVSWRLVLAGLAVQIALAALLLKFPGVKEAFAVLGNIVAVLQGATQAGTSFVFGFLGGGALPFAESAPGSSFVLAFQALPLVLLMSALSALLYHWRILPLVVRGFAFLLEKSMKVGGAVGVSAAANAFLGMVEAPLLIRPYLERLSRGELFVVMTCGMATIAGTVMVLYATFLNGVIPDPIGHLLTASLISVPAAVMVGKIMVPDTGKTASEALAPEALYAGSMDAVAKGTQDGIQLLLNITAMLIVLVGLVYLGNAALNLLPDFAGRPVTLERIFSWPMIPLVWLMGIPAQDVFVAAELMGVKTVLNELLAYLKMSQLPQGALNERSRLLMTYGMCGFANFGSLGIMIGGMGALAPTRRAEIVELGVKSILSGTLASLMTGAVAGLLI, from the coding sequence TTGGAACAGTTGCAAAGCATTGTCGGGCTTCTGGGCTTGGTGGCCGTCGCCTGGATGTTCAGCGAGGGCAAGCGCCTCGTCTCATGGCGTCTGGTTCTGGCGGGCCTTGCCGTGCAAATCGCCCTGGCCGCCTTGTTGCTGAAATTTCCGGGCGTCAAGGAAGCCTTTGCCGTCCTTGGAAATATAGTGGCCGTCTTGCAAGGGGCCACTCAGGCCGGAACCTCGTTCGTGTTCGGCTTTCTGGGCGGCGGGGCGCTGCCCTTTGCCGAGAGCGCCCCCGGCTCCAGTTTCGTGCTGGCCTTCCAGGCCTTGCCCCTGGTGCTGCTGATGAGCGCCTTGTCGGCGCTGCTCTATCACTGGCGCATCCTGCCCTTGGTGGTGCGCGGCTTTGCCTTCCTGCTTGAGAAGAGCATGAAAGTGGGCGGCGCCGTCGGCGTCAGCGCCGCCGCCAACGCCTTTCTGGGCATGGTCGAAGCGCCGCTGCTGATCAGGCCCTATCTCGAACGCTTAAGCCGGGGCGAATTGTTCGTGGTCATGACTTGCGGCATGGCTACCATCGCCGGGACCGTGATGGTGCTTTACGCCACCTTCCTGAACGGCGTCATTCCCGATCCCATCGGCCATCTGCTGACCGCCTCGCTGATCAGCGTTCCCGCCGCAGTGATGGTGGGCAAGATCATGGTGCCGGACACGGGAAAAACCGCCAGCGAAGCACTTGCCCCCGAAGCCCTGTATGCCGGTTCGATGGATGCCGTCGCCAAAGGAACCCAGGACGGCATTCAACTGCTGCTGAACATCACGGCGATGCTGATCGTGCTGGTCGGGTTGGTCTATCTGGGCAATGCGGCCTTGAATCTGTTGCCCGATTTCGCGGGCAGGCCGGTGACGCTGGAACGCATTTTCTCCTGGCCGATGATCCCGCTGGTCTGGCTGATGGGAATTCCCGCCCAGGATGTGTTCGTGGCCGCCGAACTGATGGGGGTCAAGACGGTGTTGAACGAACTGCTGGCTTACCTCAAAATGTCCCAATTGCCCCAAGGGGCCTTGAACGAGCGCTCGCGCCTCCTCATGACATACGGTATGTGCGGTTTCGCCAATTTCGGAAGTCTTGGCATCATGATCGGCGGCATGGGGGCTTTGGCCCCGACGCGACGGGCCGAGATCGTCGAGCTTGGCGTGAAGTCGATCCTCTCCGGCACGTTGGCCAGTCTGATGACCGGCGCCGTGGCGGGGCTGCTGATTTAG
- a CDS encoding N-formylglutamate amidohydrolase, translating to MRALDPSLFSLQQPTSQTLPLVVAVPHAGRDYGERFSSGTVIGLPQLRVTEDAFADELASQAPALGIPLLCALFPRIWLDVNRDAGEIDPLLTPDANAEASFLASNNVRAGLGVVPRLLTGGRTIHAAQLPMAEIKARLSMAWRPYHDCLAELTETTRQHFGTCLLIDCHSMPSGREIDPIDISLGDGFGATADPSIVDEAERFFLELGLNVSRNQPYAGGYTTRHYGKPETGIHALQIEIRRGLYMDERSFERQPGLAELTTHLGDLFARMGRIVHSLA from the coding sequence ATGCGCGCCTTGGACCCCAGCCTGTTCAGCTTGCAACAGCCCACCAGCCAGACCCTTCCCCTGGTGGTCGCCGTTCCGCATGCCGGGCGCGATTACGGGGAACGTTTTTCAAGCGGGACCGTGATCGGCTTGCCGCAATTGCGCGTCACCGAGGATGCCTTCGCCGATGAACTGGCGTCTCAGGCGCCAGCCCTGGGCATTCCCCTGCTGTGCGCCCTGTTTCCCCGCATCTGGCTGGATGTGAACCGGGACGCAGGCGAAATCGATCCCTTGCTGACGCCGGACGCTAACGCCGAAGCCTCGTTCCTGGCCTCCAACAACGTGCGGGCCGGGCTGGGCGTGGTGCCCAGGCTGCTGACCGGCGGGCGGACGATCCACGCGGCCCAGCTGCCGATGGCCGAAATCAAGGCGCGGCTGTCCATGGCTTGGCGTCCCTATCACGACTGCTTGGCCGAATTGACCGAAACCACCAGACAGCATTTCGGAACCTGCCTTTTGATCGACTGTCACAGCATGCCCAGCGGGCGCGAGATCGATCCCATCGATATCTCGCTGGGCGACGGTTTCGGCGCCACCGCCGATCCATCCATCGTTGATGAAGCGGAACGGTTCTTCCTGGAACTGGGGCTGAACGTCTCTCGCAACCAGCCCTATGCGGGCGGCTATACGACGCGCCATTACGGAAAACCCGAGACGGGGATTCACGCCCTGCAAATCGAGATCAGGCGCGGCCTTTACATGGACGAACGCAGCTTCGAACGCCAGCCGGGACTGGCGGAACTGACGACCCATCTGGGCGACTTGTTTGCCCGGATGGGTCGGATCGTTCACAGCCTCGCGTAA
- the chrA gene encoding chromate efflux transporter — MMEQTNKGVSFGEAFRLWLKIGLIGFGGPAGQIALMHRLLVDEKKWISESRFLHALNYCMLLPGPEAQQLATYMGWLLHRTAGGLAAGILFVLPGAIVMWGLSVLYATLHELPVVEALFFGIKAAVLAVVVEALLRIAKRALKNRFMYGLAGLAFFAIFFLDLPFPLIVAGAGLIGFLGGRKWPHVFVQAKKAVKKEDEAVIDAAFLAGSLDHTKPSAGRALKVSAVWLTLWLAPLLLFAAFLGVGHVFTQEGIFFSKMAVVTFGGAYAVLAYVAQQAVGTYGWLQPGEMLDGLGLAETTPGPLIMVLQFVGFLAAWRNPGPLDPLVAGTIGAVVTTYVTFVPCFLWIFLGAPYIEALRGNQSLNAALSAITAAVVGVILNLSVWFALHVLFAKLDEVRMFGMKLLVPDLSSLDALALALSAAAILATLKFKMGMLKVLLASALLGAVLYYARL, encoded by the coding sequence ATGATGGAACAAACGAACAAAGGCGTTAGCTTCGGCGAGGCCTTTCGCCTGTGGCTGAAAATAGGACTGATCGGCTTCGGAGGGCCGGCGGGACAGATCGCCCTGATGCACCGGCTGCTGGTCGATGAGAAGAAGTGGATTTCCGAAAGCCGTTTCTTGCATGCGCTGAATTATTGCATGCTGCTGCCGGGACCCGAGGCCCAGCAACTGGCCACCTATATGGGATGGCTTTTGCATCGCACGGCGGGCGGCTTGGCGGCGGGCATTTTGTTCGTGCTGCCCGGCGCCATCGTGATGTGGGGCTTGAGCGTGCTGTACGCCACGCTGCATGAATTGCCGGTGGTCGAAGCCCTGTTCTTCGGCATCAAGGCCGCCGTGCTGGCCGTGGTGGTGGAAGCCTTGCTGCGCATCGCCAAACGCGCACTCAAGAACCGCTTCATGTACGGTCTGGCCGGTCTGGCCTTCTTCGCCATTTTCTTTCTGGATCTGCCCTTTCCCCTGATCGTGGCAGGCGCCGGATTGATCGGCTTTTTGGGGGGGCGCAAGTGGCCGCACGTCTTCGTGCAAGCCAAGAAAGCCGTCAAGAAAGAAGACGAAGCGGTGATCGACGCCGCCTTTCTGGCGGGAAGCCTTGACCACACCAAACCGTCGGCGGGCCGCGCGCTAAAAGTATCGGCGGTCTGGCTGACCTTGTGGCTGGCCCCCCTTCTCCTCTTCGCCGCATTTCTGGGGGTTGGCCATGTCTTCACCCAGGAGGGCATTTTCTTCAGCAAGATGGCGGTGGTGACCTTCGGCGGCGCTTACGCCGTGCTGGCCTATGTCGCCCAACAGGCGGTGGGCACTTACGGCTGGCTGCAACCGGGCGAGATGCTGGATGGGTTGGGTTTGGCCGAAACCACGCCGGGACCGTTGATCATGGTGCTGCAATTCGTGGGTTTCCTGGCCGCGTGGCGCAATCCGGGGCCGCTTGATCCCTTGGTGGCCGGAACCATCGGCGCGGTGGTGACCACCTATGTCACCTTCGTTCCCTGCTTTCTTTGGATCTTCCTGGGAGCGCCCTATATCGAAGCCCTGCGCGGCAACCAAAGCCTGAATGCCGCCCTGTCGGCGATCACGGCGGCGGTGGTGGGCGTCATCTTGAACCTGTCGGTCTGGTTCGCGCTGCATGTCTTGTTCGCCAAGCTGGACGAAGTGCGGATGTTCGGCATGAAGTTGCTGGTTCCCGACCTGTCCAGTCTGGACGCGCTGGCGCTGGCTCTTTCGGCGGCGGCCATTCTGGCGACGCTGAAATTCAAGATGGGCATGCTGAAAGTGTTGTTGGCCAGCGCCCTTCTGGGGGCCGTCTTATATTACGCGAGGCTGTGA